AAACGAATCGAAAGTGTGGCCCAAAGTAGACTTGCACCAATTATGTACTATCTTCTAACTCCATGGATTCCATATAATGTAACATTACACACAAACCTCAACTCAGTCCTGTGTTTATATAAAGGTTATCTATTTAGAAATAGTACATCAGAACTGTGCGTATAGAGTTGTTCAGTTCTCCACCCCACGATCTGACAGAGACCAATCTATCGACATATTGGACATAAATTACAACCACACGTAACACAATTTGCGAATTCATTGAAGAAccattatactttaaaaattattaagtaggCATAGTGTATGGAAAAACAATTTACTAACGACTCTTTAATAGCAGTAGGTAAGCCGGTGGGTCAATAAATCGGTTGTAGCTTATGGTGAATGACCGTGGGCCATGAATAGTTTAGGCGCTAGACGACTTGTGAATGGCTTCGGCTTTGCGGGGCGTTGTTTCTGTCAGGCAAATGTGGCTATTTTCTGGCTTATCAATTTTTACATCGATGTATATTTATCGCCGAGTACTACACTAATTTATGGCTAGTATAAACGTATTGTAGTAATTACAGGCGCGTGCATGGAAGTTATCGCGTACAACCCAGGGTTGTCTGGGGTTCAGACATCAGATAACTTCTAGTCTAGGACTAAAGAGTATAGAGATGATAAAGTGAGGAGATTTCTGTTGATACAAAAGCTTGTAACAATAGTGGAACGGACtcgtttttgttctttattattatcaaatatttacgttacataaattataacacagaaagaattatccggtaaaaaatcaacaagttataagtctttcaatttcggtagaaggggtaagtaacgaaaaacagaaaagaggcgcaatacccacgtgtgacgtcatcgggcattacgacgcgtgagaaagaaagagatgaagcgatatccccacttcggcacgtagtaatatttgaaatatgaattactgactcatttcttaaccaattttaatgcagttttcgcaggagggtttctttttcgtattattaaccattacatatagaataatgtacaaaatcaaacacaggacggtcccctatttgaaattcatatctttttattatcattCACTAATATTATGGAGAGGTAAAGTTTGTTACTTTGTAAGGGGCTAATCTgtagaactactgaaccgatttagaaaattttatcactaataggaagctacattactgctgagtactataagctactttttatcgtgGAAAAACGATATCATGCGGGAGGAGCAGCGGGTATAAgctagtatattttatgtatgtgaTTCCATATTTGTCATCAGGTGTGGGATATACACGCGAAACCGAATTTGGAGTACACGATATACACCATAGCATCCGTGGGACATGTGAAATGGCGGCCTCAGAAAACGTAAGTTTGTTCATAAAATTTGAAAcacattttcaattattaataacattgtaGGTTATCAGTTGTCTCCATGTGgtagcataatttattatgaacgGCGAATATTAGAGTAGGTAGAAAAAATAAGACCGGTCGTTTTGTATTCAGATAACATAACATACCCAATAGTAAGTGGATAATGTTTAATTGTGGTGTGTTGGTGCAGTCACCAGGTGGCGTCGTGCGCGCTGGTGCTGGACTGCGCGGTGCACGTGTGGGACGTACGGCGCCCGCACGTGCCGCTCGCCACCTTCGCCGAGCACCGCGACGTCACCACCGCCATCGCCTGGCAGCCCGACCCACACACATTCCTCGCCACCAGCCGAGTGAGCAGtttcatacataaatttatCGAGGATTTGTTGCTTTAcagcaaatatatatatatactagcttttgcccgcggctccgcccgcgttataaagtttttcaggctaaagtttaccgttataaaagtagtagtttcccgggagcctatgttcttcccagggtcctaaactgtctccataccaaatttcctcttaatacgttgggtagtttttgagtttaacacgtccaggcagacagatgcagcgggggactttgttttataatatactagcttttgctcgcggctccgcccgcgttataaagtttttcaggctaaagttttccgttataaaaatagtagtttcccgggagcctatgttcttcccagggtctcaaactgtctccataccaaatttcatcttaatacgttaggtagtttttgagtttaacacgttaaggcagacagatgcagcgggggactttgttatattatttagaactttttaagtgaaacaatcccgtcatacatcattgttgcataactttaaccgtttacgcagcgcaggcaacggaagctctcaaaactcataattttccccgtttttgcaacatgtttcattactgctccgctcctattggtcatagcatgatgatatatagcctatagcactccaggaacaaagggctatccaacacaaaaagatttttcagttcaaaccggtagttcctgagattagccattactgctccgctcctattggtcatagcgtgatgatatatagcttatagcggtccacaaataaagggctatccaacacaaagcgaatttttcagttgaaacccgtagttcctgagattagccattactgccccgctcctattgggtatagcgtgatgatatatagcctatagcactccacgaataaagggctatccaacgcaaaaagaatttttcagtttggaccggtagttcctgagattagccattactgccccgctcctattgggtatagcgtgatgatatatagcctatagcactccacgaacaaagggctatccaacgcaaaaagaatttttcagtttggaccggtagttcctgagattagccattactgccccgctcctattgggtatagcgtgatgatatatagcctatagcactccacgaacaaagggctatccaacgtaaaaagaatttttcagtttggaccggtagttcctgagattagcgcgttcaaacaaacaaacaaacaaacaaacaaactcttcagctttatataatagtatagattttttagaactttttaagaggaacaatcccgtcatacatcattgttacataactttaaccgtttacgcagcgcacgcaacggaagctctcatctatactattatataaagctgaagagtttgtttgtttgtttgtttgtttgtttgtttgtttgtttgaacgcgctaatctcaggaactaccggtccaaactgaaaaattctttttgcgttggatagccctttatttgtggaccgctataagctatatatcatcacgctacgaccaataggagcggagcagtaatggctaatctgaggaactaccggtcaaaactgataatttatttattcggtGGATAGCccttgttcgtggagagctataggctatatatcatcacgctatattcaataggagcggagcagtaatggctaatctcaggaactaccgattcgaactgaaaaaatatttttgtgttgaatagtcctttatttgtggagtgctcaaagttatatatcatcacgctatgaccaataggagcagagcagtaatggctaatttcaggaactaccggtttcaactgaaaaattcgttttgtgttggatagccctttgttcctggagtgctatatataggctatatatcatcatgctatgaccaataagagcggagcagtaatgaaacatgttgcaaaaacggggaaaattatgagttttgagagcttccgttgcctgcgctgcgtaaacggttaaagttatgcaacaatgatgtatgacgggattgtttcacttaaaagttctaaataatataacaaagtccccgctgcatctgtctgccttaacgtgttaaactcaaaactacctaacgtattaagatgaaatttggtatggagagagtttgagaccctgggaagaacataggctcccgggaaactactatttttataacggaaaactttagcctgaaaaactttataacgcgggcggagccgcgagcaaaagctagtaactaataaattgtccccgtttttgcaacatgtttcattactgctccgctcctattggtcatagcgtgatgatatatagcctctatcactccacaaataaagggctatccaacacaaaacaattttttcagttgaaactggtagttcctgagattagccattagtgctccgctcctattgatcatagcgtgatgatatataacttagagcactccacaaacaaagggctattcaacacaaaaagaatttttcagttcgaatcggtagttcctgagattagccattactgctccgctcctattgggtatagcgtgatgatatatagcctaaagcactccacgaacaaagggctatccaacgcaaaaagattttttcagtttggcccggtagttcttgagattagccattactgctccgctcctattgggtatagcgtgatgatatatagcctatagcactccacgatcatgggctatccaacgcaaaaagaatttttcagtttggcccggtagttcctgagattagccattactgctccgctcctattgggtatagcgtgatgatatatagcctatagcactccacgaacaaagggctatccaacgcaaaaataatttttcagtttggcccggtagttcctgagattagccattactgctccgctcctattgtgtatagcgtgatgatatatagcctatagcactccacgaacaaagggctatccaacgcaaaaagaatttttcagttgggaccggtagttcctaagattagcgcgttcaaacaaacaaacaaacaaacaaacaaactcttcagctttatataatagtatagatatatatatatatatatatatattgattaatttgtaattgaatGTATTAAGTTTTGTTGtgaaataagtattttgttgtGTTGCAGGACTGTGGTCTGTACCGGCACCGGTTCTCCGAGGCGGCGCACCCGGTGCTGTGGGCCAACCCACAGGCGGTGTGCGTGTCGGCGCGCGGGGAGCTGGCGCTGGCGCTGCCGCGGCGCCCGCTGCCCGCgctgcccgccgcgcccgcgcaccCGCCCGCGCACGCGCACACGCACCACACGCACCACACGCACCACACGCACCACACGCACCACACGCCCGCCGACCGACACGTGCCCGGCCTCGGGTGCGTACATTGCTCTATTCGCTATTCATTACTATGcatcaaaatataagtattttcgtcgacatttttttttatcccgtCGCTACTACAATATCAACATGGACGTCATATCATGGAAAATGACGAGGGCGACGGCATCGAAATTATTGATGTTGAGGTTATTGATATCAATGCTGTAATCACGGATGTTGAGATTATTGATAATCCTAGATATCTATATCACTTATTTAAAACTTATCGAAATCCATAGCGAAGGAACCTACggataaatttcattttatttcatttcaaagcGTCCTAATAGCAATTATCGATATCGACACAGCGCTCAGCATTAAGTAAAAGACCATGACACTTGCGatagttattaataatgaatgtgTTTAGTCGCAAGCAGCCGACGGCGGGTTCGCTGAGCCCGGCGGCGCAGGCGGCGCTGGAGCGTCTGTTCCCGGAGGGCGCGGCGTCGCTGCTGACGCGGCTGGCGCGGGCGCCGTCGTGCCCCGTGCTGGCGTGCGCCGCCGAGTACAAGCTGCGCGGCATGCCGCCGCACGACCTCGCCGAACACAACGCGCGCGTCGCCAGGAAGTACAACAGGCACATGGTGAGATGGCAATaaggggaggggggggggggtcacaCCGATTATGATCAATTTACCTAATAaacttcaaatatattaaattttcttttttttttattagatactgATATCGCATAATCGATATTTGGATTAAAGTGTCGTAAATCgagaaaaactttgtaatactttttagatttaaaaaaaacgttataggagtaatagggaaccggcctatgtttgattttgttcattattctatatgtaattgttaataatacgaaaaagaagcactcctgcgcaaactgcataaaaattggtaaaaaaataggCTAGTAAttcctatttcaaatattgtaacgtgcagaagttgcgcgttgtggggatatcgcttcatctctttctttcgcatgcgtcgtaattcccgatgacgtcaaatgtgggtatttcgtctcttttctgtttcttgttaattaccccttccaccgacattccaagacttataacttgttgatttcttactggtttttaataattccttctgtgttataatttatataacgtaaatatttcataatagtaaagaacaaaaatgagtccggtaccctattactCTGGAGCTTATTTATACCATCTCGGTTTAAGCCTGGGTTGGTATAGTGTGGTCGATGGTATGAGTAGAGTGGTGGCGGGTGTGGCAGGTGGGGCACGTGTGGGAGGTGGTGCGCTGCGTGtacgcggcgcgcgcggcggcggcgcgcagcacgcccgcgccgcacgcgccgcccgcgcgcgaCCCGCTGCCCGCGCACgacccgccgccgccgcagccCACGCACACGTACAGGTCACTTATTTAACTACCTTATTCATATTGTAAAAGCCGTCAATATTGAACTCTGTGTTGCCTAACACAAAGTTTAGTTTTGAGAATTAGTTCAGAATTCAGATGTTGTACAATTGCAGCGCCGTGGAAGAGGAGCCCTTGGAAGAAGTGGAGCAGTGGCCGGAGACGCAGTTCCACAACAGCGGCGTGCTCGGCATGCCCACGCTCAGCATATACATACCGCCCGCCAAGTACGCCAAGATGCGTAACGACGGTCAGTTTAGAATATCATTggatattaattgaattaaaaattaaatttcacgataaattacaaaaatacggTCAATCTGCCATTATTTAGCtgacattaaaataacttatgtttTGATTAAAAACACGTTTAAGTTCTATATGCAGAGGCTGGATCCGGGTCGGACGGCGCAGAAGGCTCGACGTCGGAGGGCGCGGGCTGGGTGTCGGCCGCCAGCGCGCACTACGTGGACGTGGAGGGCGCCGACTGGACGCTGCCCGAGGAGGCCTTCCCGCTGCGCAGcgccccgccgcccgcgcccccgccccacgcgccgcacgcgcagCACGCGCTGCACGCCGCACACCACGCTGCGCAACACGCCGCGCAACACGACGACAAGGATCACGCCACAGGTCAgcacactacactacactactacACTTGCAGTCTATGGGGTGGGCGCTATCTGAGGCGTCGGTAACCGTTAAATtatcaaacacaaaaattattcCATTAACCAATTCTTAGTATTACTCAGTCCGAGCATAGACAATCTCTATGGTACAAGTTATTCCAGGTCgcagcggcgcgggcggcgtgtCTCCCGGAGGCAGCTCGTCCCCGGGCAGCGGGTCCAGCGGCTCCGGGTCCAACGGGACGGGCGCCTCCGCCTCCACCGCGCCACCCAACCTCGACCACAACGCTAACAGCTATCACGGAATGCATGTCAGTACCACTTGAATCGCGGAGTATTTTGACTATGAGATAAGTCATAAATCCAACTGCCAGTATTGCCTAGCCGCAACGAGAATGTTCTTtcattacaattttttgttacCATTATTTTGTCTTATTTGCATGAGCAGATGGAGGAGGGCGAGCTGGGCCCGCTGTCGGTGCGCGAGCACGAGGCGCGCCCCGTGCTGGAGCCCGCGCCgctgctcgccgccgcgctccgTCTGCACGCGGACCTCGGCGACGTGCAGACCGCCGCCGCCGTCATGCTCGTGCTGCACGAGTACAGGTCACTTACAACTCTCTCCCCCGTGCTGGAGCCCGCGCCgctgctcgccgccgcgctccgTCTGCACGCGGACCTCGGCGACGTGCAGACCGCCGCCGCCGTCATGCTCGTGCTGCACGAGTACAGGTCACTTACAACTCTCTCCCCGTGCTGGAGCCCGCGCCgctgctcgccgccgcgctccgTCTGCACGCGGACCTCGGCGACGTGCAGACCGCCGCCGCCGTCATGCTCGTGCTGCACGAGTACAGGTCACTTACAACTCTCCCCGTGCTGGAGCCCGCGCCgctgctcgccgccgcgctccgTCTGCACGCGGACCTCGGCGACGTGCAGACCGCCGCCGCCGTCATGCTCGTGCTGCACGAGTACAGGTCACTTACAACTCTCTCCCCCGTGCTGGAGCCCGCGCCgctgctcgccgccgcgctccgTCTGCACGCGGACCTCGGCGACGTGCAGACCGCCGCCGCCGTCATGCTCGTGCTGCACGAGTACAGGTCACTTACAACTCTCTCCCCCGTGCTGGAGCCCGCGCCgctgctcgccgccgcgctccgTCTGCACGCGGACCTCGGCGACGTGCAGACCGCCGCCGCCGTCATGCTCGTGCTGCACGAGTACAGGTCACTTACAACTCTCTCCCCCGTGCTGGAGCCCGCGCCgctgctcgccgccgcgctccgTCTGCACGCGGACCTCGGCGACGTGCAGACCGCCGCCGCCGTCATGCTCGTGCTGCACGAGTACAGGTCACTTACAACTCTCTCCCCCGTGCTGGAGCCCGCGCCgctgctcgccgccgcgctccgTCTGCACGCGGACCTCGGCGACGTGCAGACCGCCGCCGCCGTCATGCTCGTGCTGCACGAGTACAGGTCACTTACAACTCTCTCCCCGTGCTGGAGCCCGCGCCgctgctcgccgccgcgctccgTCTGCACGCGGACCTCGGCGACGTGCAGACCGCCGCCGCCGTCATGCTCGTGCTGCACGAGTACAGGTCACTTACAACTCTCTCCCCCGTGCTGGAGCCCGCGCCgctgctcgccgccgcgctccgTCTGCACGCGGACCTCGGCGACGTGCAGACCGCCGCCGCCGTCATGCTCGTGCTGCACGAGTACAGGTCACTTACAACTCTCTCCCCCGTGCTGGAGCCCGCGCCgctgctcgccgccgcgctccgTCTGCACGCGGACCTCGGCGACGTGCAGACCGCCGCCGCCGTCATGCTCGTGCTGCACGAGTACAGGTCACTTACAACTCTCTCCCCGTGCTGGAGCCCGCGCCgctgctcgccgccgcgctccgTCTGCACGCGGACCTCGGCGACGTGCAGACCGCCGCCGCCGTCATGCTCGTGCTGCACGAGTACAGGTCACTTACAACTCTCTCCCCCCGTGCTGGAGCCCGCGCCgctgctcgccgccgcgctccgTCTGCACGCGGACCTCGGCGACGTGCAGACCGCCGCCGCCGTCATGCTCGTGCTGCACGAGTACAGGTCACTTACAACTCTCTCCCCCGTGCTGGAGCCCGCGCCgctgctcgccgccgcgctccgTCTGCACGCGGACCTCGGCGACGTGCAGACCGCCGCCGCCGTCATGCTCGTGCTGCACGAGTACAGGTCACTTACAACTCTCTCCCCTGGGTCCATCGGGTCGTAAACCAAACCCGCTATCTAATATCACAACTAGCTCATGATCTGATGTATCGTAAAGTTTGTTCGTTGTGGTGTTATTGAATGTTTCCTTAAATTCCAGGAGCGACCTGTTCCCGTACATCGACGAGGGCGTGCAGGAGCACTGGCTGCTCGGCTACATCGAGTTCCTTCAGCGGCACAAGCTTTGGAATATTGCTACTGAGGTAACACACttactgtttatgatttttattatcaaaatatttataacgtataaaattttatttattgacaaattgatgttttttgaTGTTATAATGTATTTAGTTCCAATGTCTGTGGTCCTTCGAACCAGaattcaacaataattatttagtcaCTATTATGTTTCCTATGgtgataatgattttaataatttatatttctcgaATAATGGTATATAACgtgtatttgaataatttgtgtttttcgaattaaatgttttcatagaattatatagataattataattataattgaatgatGTCGTTCTTTCttgagaattaatttatttaactttatattgtgGGAAGTACGTATTATTCTGTAAATGTAATGTGTAtatatgtgtgtgcgtgtgtgtgtgtgcaggtgGTTCGCTGCGCGTGGGTGAACAGCGTGTGGTCGGTGTCGCAACAGTCGACGGGCGTGTGGGCGTGCTGCGGCCGCTGCGGGCGGCGGACTCGCGCGCATGCGCCCTGCGACCGCTGCGCGCCGCCCGTGCATCCGAGGCATCCGCACCATCTGCCCGACCTCTGCGCCGTCTGCCACCGGGTACATACAAACACACTATCGGTCCAACCCTTACTTTCAAATTTACCGATATAACGAAATTTAACTATTTCTTGAACTACCCCAAACTTGATActcataatacaaaaatatcaatggTCCTTCAAGCCGGATCTCATTGTCATTCTTCCTTTTTATCAGGTGGTGCGCGGTCTATACGCGTGGTGCCAGGGTTGTTCGCACGGCGGCCACCTGGAGCACATGCGCGCGTGGATGGACAAGCACCAGATATGTCCGGCCGGCTGCGGACACCACTGCCAGCTCGGCTGACTGCGTACCACTGTACTTGGTGAAGCTGGTGAAGCCTTCTTCATCATCAGAGCGGTCAATCTTGACCGTGACAGGATATGTTTGTGTTTTGAGAATAtcatttatcaatttatattttatcgtgaGGCGGTCAAAGCTACCAgcttgtatattttgttatacgtAGCTTGTTGCAGAACTTTTACATTGTAAAAGCCAAAAAGCTTGAAAGGTTGAATATGTGCACTCAAACATCAGCTATAACTTGGTGGTAAAGTTATTTGTAGATATAGCAGTATGAGAAATCGATAACTGTCGAAAAATTGTAACCTTTGGCGTTGCCAATGAGAAAGCCAGATGGCCAATAAAATATCTTGACCTTACAAAGAACCCATTTCCAACCTGTATCAGCGAAATACTTcacatatttaaatagatgCATAAATTTACTCAGTATGCCATAGAGAATTACCGCTCTGCACTCCGCAAATGtagttatatttcaaaacaGTTAAGCCACAACATGTAAtgcaattgaaaaaatcttagtttttaaaatacactGTAATAAGTCATACTCTAGTCTTCATTTTAAGGCAAAATGCACCAGACTAAGAACTATATGTAAGcttaatattttggaaatgtttatttgcaataatatattgtgtaaataatatatagactGAATTGAagatgttttgtaattatttttatataaaataaataatacgcaagttattttatcgtttatttataatgtaaatttatgtacaaatatttcgataattatataaattgaaaacagtGCCATCTAGCCGTCTAAGTGTAAAACAGAAGATGTCCAAAAAGTTTAGTAATGATTTAGAATTTCCGATTGAAAGATAGTGAGATCGGTTTAATACGACAGCCCAACAAAAGGACTTTTTCTAAGgacgtaaaaataatacagattctcataaaatatcaacaaatatCAGGCCTTGCATCACAtagataaacttattataaatattaaacggGTGTCTAAAATTTGCCCTCAGGGTTTTGTCCTGGGCGAATACTAGAGGTCCATCGTCAAAGGCCGAATAGATAAAGCCTAGGGTTCAGAAAATATTGGAATGTTTTAAGTAAACAATATGGCCATCGATTATGTAATAATCTTGTTATTGGCATATCTCGATCGAATAGACAATATTAATCGATAATATGCTTTTACTATCGATTTTAGAACACCGATGTCTCCAAACACTATGTGTACGACAAACATTCGAGATATTGGATCTCTATAACACATCGATGTCAATGGTTATCGACCACAAATTGCCAAATCCGCCACTAGTGGCGGTGACTGAAGCAGTTAGTATTGTACCTTGTGAAATATAAGTTGACAGATGgcaatgttaaattataactaCAATAAATAGGGATgttgactttaaaaaaaataatccatcTTTACATACTTCAAAACAAAGTCACCCGCCGCATCTATCTGAAATCTGAATGCGATAAAAAAAACTCCATATACAGTTTGTGACCCTGGGGAATAcatagatgatttttttatctcaaGAATATTTATAGTGGGAGTTTTACCCCGCAAAAACTCTTTTCATGCGGTCGGTACCtcggacaaaagctagtatataatctACTGGGTATTGATGTCAGTTCTGCTTTCCAAGACTTGAAATGAAActttaaacggattttaataatctttGTCACAATATAAAGTCAACATCCCTGCGACCATCCGCCATCTTATAGTATCGAGTCTAGCAGAGGATACAGCAAGGCGCGGCGCATCGCCGCTTCGTGTCCTCCGACAGCTGGTCGTCCGCGGCCAGCCCGCGCTTCTGCCGCGACATCTGCCGAATGAGTGTGACGAACGCCTGCGGGACCGACGGGACTGCGTCAAATCTACTTATCATCCAACATATATTGTCACCTTttacttattacatttatatcgaTAAGGTGGTGTGCTGCACTAGTATagtaattactttaaatatagcCTCTTTCCGTAGAAGTCGTTAAAAGATATTGTACTGCCAATTTATATCGGATGGTCCGAAGTTAGGCACTTTACTTTTAGGTATTTTGTCACATCCAATCTATCAAAGCAAGGACTATTCTCGTGACTAACTTCAAAGCCAACGAAAATCGACCGTACTATGCATTGAGATTCCAAAtatgtactttttataaaaaaattgccaatTCCAGCCCCTCACACAAACAAACCCACACAAAGGAACGCAGAcaacgtgaaaaaaaaataaacacataattatgCAAATCTGTATATTTACCACATTCATCTCATACTTTGTTCCTGTGAGTTCGACATACATGCGAATAACCTACGCTATAGGAATTATATTACGATAACAGTTGTCAAACAGCCACGGCGCACAGCGAAGAGGCAAATATTAACCAGAATTTATTCCACTTCGCCATTCGATACCTCTGGCGCGAAAATGTAGTTTATTAGTTAGACTAATATTTGTTCTTGGCCTcgcttttcttttataaatgatACACAAAGCCATATTCCATGCTTGGTGAAAGTATCGAATTGAGAAATGGTTATTCTTTACTAATATTGCCACTTGGCTGAGCCCCTACatgtaatttgataattatgatcgattagaaaataaaagaattggACTGAGATTATGTCCCattgtttacaatatatattgCTGAAGCCAGTTCCTGCGCCATAAACGAAACTAATaacttgaatataataaatgttttatgaaatttcacTATTTATGTTAATGAACAATCATTTGTAGCCAGTTGTTAGACCCTccttataagaaaaaaatatacgcaGAAAACCCGATTACGTGTTAATATTgttgacattattatataaaatgggTATATCTTTTTTGCTGAACATCAGTTATTTACATTCTAGTAATAATCAAAGTATTTTAACCGAAAATTCAAAAAGGAAGTCAACTGTTGAATAAACAAGCAATTATCTAGCTCTGTATAATCTCAGTCCAACTCTTCAAGCCAATAAACCGAAGTATACTGACAGTTAATATCGATATAAGATTAAATTATCAGCCtgtatatgtaaataacaatGGCAGTTAACGCGACCGTTAAGAAATGTCCTTCAATCGTGGCGCTGTCGATAAAGTCGATAGGTTCTATCGAATTTTAAAAT
This portion of the Manduca sexta isolate Smith_Timp_Sample1 chromosome 14, JHU_Msex_v1.0, whole genome shotgun sequence genome encodes:
- the LOC115447540 gene encoding LOW QUALITY PROTEIN: GATOR complex protein WDR24 (The sequence of the model RefSeq protein was modified relative to this genomic sequence to represent the inferred CDS: deleted 2 bases in 1 codon); amino-acid sequence: MIPSNTICVSEEGPANALALNKDSTQVVIAGRNVFKVFSIGENEFTEVCNLRVGKNLNLNFSSIDVAWSSTEENTLATAATNGAVVVWNLGRSGRSKQEHVFSEHKRTVNKVSFHLTEPALLISGSQDGTMKCFDLRMKEVARTFISNTESIRDVQFSPHQANTFAAVSENGNVQLWDVRRHERCLQQFTAHSGPVFACDWHPEMPWLATASRDKTIKVWDIHAKPNLEYTIYTIASVGHVKWRPQKTHQVASCALVLDCAVHVWDVRRPHVPLATFAEHRDVTTAIAWQPDPHTFLATSRDCGLYRHRFSEAAHPVLWANPQAVCVSARGELALALPRRPLPALPAAPAHPPAHAHTHHTHHTHHTHHTHHTPADRHVPGLGRKQPTAGSLSPAAQAALERLFPEGAASLLTRLARAPSCPVLACAAEYKLRGMPPHDLAEHNARVARKYNRHMVGHVWEVVRCVYAARAAAARSTPAPHAPPARDPLPAHDPPPPQPTHTYSAVEEEPLEEVEQWPETQFHNSGVLGMPTLSIYIPPAKYAKMRNDVLYAEAGSGSDGAEGSTSEGAGWVSAASAHYVDVEGADWTLPEEAFPLRSAPPPAPPPHAPHAQHALHAAHHAAQHAAQHDDKDHATGRSGAGGVSPGGSSSPGSGSSGSGSNGTGASASTAPPNLDHNANSYHGMHMEEGELGPLSVREHEARPVLEPAPLLAAALRLHADLGDVQTAAAVMLVLHEYRSLTTLSPVLEPAPLLAAALRLHADLGDVQTAAAVMLVLHEYRSLTTLSPCWSPRRCSPPRSVCTRTSATCRPPPPSCSCCTSTGHLQLPVLEPAPLLAAALRLHADLGDVQTAAAVMLVLHEYRSLTTLSPVLEPAPLLAAALRLHADLGDVQTAAAVMLVLHEYRSLTTLSPVLEPAPLLAAALRLHADLGDVQTAAAVMLVLHEYRSLTTLSPVLEPAPLLAAALRLHADLGDVQTAAAVMLVLHEYRSLTTLSPVLEPAPLLAAALRLHADLGDVQTAAAVMLVLHEYRSLTTLSPCWSPRRCSPPRSPAPLLAAALRLHADLGDVQTAAAVMLVLHEYRSLTTLSPVLEPAPLLAAALRLHADLGDVQTAAAVMLVLHEYRSLTTLSPCWSPRRCSPPRSVCTRTSATCRPPPPSCSCCTSTGHLQLSPPVLEPAPLLAAALRLHADLGDVQTAAAVMLVLHEYRSLTTLSPVLEPAPLLAAALRLHADLGDVQTAAAVMLVLHEYRSDLFPYIDEGVQEHWLLGYIEFLQRHKLWNIATEVVRCAWVNSVWSVSQQSTGVWACCGRCGRRTRAHAPCDRCAPPVHPRHPHHLPDLCAVCHRVVRGLYAWCQGCSHGGHLEHMRAWMDKHQICPAGCGHHCQLG